The DNA region AACAAAATAATAGTTGTAATTTTTATGAGTTCTCATTGATTGATGATTTGAAACTGCATATCAAAAAATAAAGTTGTGTAACTGTTGTAATATGAAAACGTAAGGGTTGAACATTCCGTAGTTATTGAACTAAACTTTTTGAATGAGCAAAGACTGATGGTATTCCTCCTGTATGCCAGAATAATACGTTGCTTGTTGGGGATATTTCTTTATCCCTTATAATGTTAATTAGTCCACCCATTGCCCTGCCTGTATAAATTGGGTCTAAAATTATTCCTTCATACTTGGCAGTTAATTTTATTGCTTCAATTTCAAGATTGTTAATTACGCCATAGCCTTTTCCCTCATAATCGTGATTAACAATAACATCATCAGAAGCAAATTTTATATGTAGATTAAGCAAGTTTGCAATTTCGTTAGCAAGATTTAAAATACGTGTTTCAAGTAACTCATTTTCTATCTTTTCTTTGTCAATTCCTATTCCAATAATTTTTGTATCTAAATTAAAAACTTTTTTCCCTACTATTAATCCTGCATGTGTACCTCCCGAGCTGGAAGGGAAAATAATATAGTCAAATTTATAATTAAACTTTTTTTGCTGCTGCTTTAATTCATTAATAGCATATACAAATGCTGCAGCTCCAATAGCATTTGAACCACCGTAGGGAACCACGTAAGGTTTATTACCTTCTCTTATCAACTTATCAACGATTTCAGGAATTTTTTCTCCTTTTCGAAATTTTCCTGACCAATGAATCTCTGCTCCCAGCAAATAATTCATCAAAAGATTCCCCTCATAAGTTTTTGGCTTGTTTCCACCTAAAACAAGATGGCATTTTAAGCCGCTCAAGGCGCAGGCGGCAGCTGTTTGGCGACAA from Melioribacteraceae bacterium 4301-Me includes:
- a CDS encoding D-cysteine desulfhydrase family protein, whose protein sequence is MRIKKLHRINLGFFPTPIHELKRLSNFLGGPKIFIKRDDLTGLALGGNKTRKLEFLIADAISKNCDTVITGGAEQSNHCRQTAAACALSGLKCHLVLGGNKPKTYEGNLLMNYLLGAEIHWSGKFRKGEKIPEIVDKLIREGNKPYVVPYGGSNAIGAAAFVYAINELKQQQKKFNYKFDYIIFPSSSGGTHAGLIVGKKVFNLDTKIIGIGIDKEKIENELLETRILNLANEIANLLNLHIKFASDDVIVNHDYEGKGYGVINNLEIEAIKLTAKYEGIILDPIYTGRAMGGLINIIRDKEISPTSNVLFWHTGGIPSVFAHSKSLVQ